A portion of the Fibrobacter sp. UWB4 genome contains these proteins:
- a CDS encoding DMT family transporter, which translates to MKPAPIKTPDSLASTSRGLAFWHALAIGTIAFWGTSFVSTKVLLNHGFSAVQIFTLRFTVTYLLLLAMTHKRFRCENWKHELILCLCGLTGCTLYFWAENTALTISPSSNVSLIVCTNPLLTMIFGGLIYKSERLCKRQILGCVITFIGMVLVVLNGKFILKLSPVGDLLAFSSACMWTIYSLIVRPLNGKYSTLFITRKMFFYGALSSIIIMLGETAIAPNEVGAGRFLGVPWQNFAEPVVSLNFLCLTVFSSLFGYLIWNKVLKQLGTVLASNYIYAIPLVTIITAVIALGERITSVAIAGAVAIVAGMVLAEWKPRK; encoded by the coding sequence ATGAAACCGGCTCCGATTAAAACTCCCGATTCTCTAGCAAGCACTTCGCGCGGCCTTGCTTTTTGGCATGCCCTTGCGATTGGGACGATTGCATTCTGGGGTACGAGTTTCGTGAGCACGAAGGTGCTCTTGAATCACGGATTCTCGGCGGTGCAGATTTTTACGTTGCGTTTTACGGTGACGTACTTGCTGCTGCTTGCGATGACTCATAAAAGGTTCCGTTGCGAAAACTGGAAGCACGAACTGATTTTGTGCTTGTGTGGGCTTACGGGTTGCACTCTTTACTTTTGGGCAGAGAATACGGCGCTTACGATTTCGCCGTCGAGCAATGTCTCGCTGATTGTCTGCACAAATCCGCTTTTGACGATGATTTTTGGCGGGCTCATTTACAAGAGCGAACGCCTTTGCAAGCGACAGATTCTCGGGTGTGTGATTACGTTTATCGGGATGGTGCTTGTTGTGTTGAATGGAAAGTTTATTCTGAAGCTTTCGCCGGTTGGCGATTTGCTTGCGTTCAGTTCGGCATGCATGTGGACGATTTATTCCTTGATTGTCCGACCGCTCAATGGAAAATACTCTACGCTTTTTATAACGCGAAAGATGTTTTTCTATGGCGCGCTCTCGTCAATAATCATTATGCTTGGCGAAACCGCGATTGCTCCAAACGAGGTGGGTGCGGGGCGGTTCCTCGGAGTCCCGTGGCAGAACTTTGCGGAGCCTGTCGTGTCGCTCAACTTCCTTTGCCTTACGGTGTTCTCGTCGCTGTTTGGGTACCTCATCTGGAATAAGGTACTAAAACAACTCGGAACGGTTTTGGCAAGCAATTATATATACGCGATTCCGCTGGTGACAATTATTACGGCGGTCATTGCTCTTGGGGAACGCATCACGTCGGTCGCGATTGCGGGTGCTGTTGCCATTGTTGCGGGCATGGTCCTTGCGGAATGGAAACCGCGAAAGTAA
- a CDS encoding TonB-dependent receptor, whose product MTACYRSGSLLGVRVCAAVLLASVSSFSEEYIQDLGESSVYETTSVEKPLQASSSYAEVLSEAWEGRSLSAAEVLASLPGVQYTRQGGVGSFQTVSIRGVSAKNIVVCMDGIPLNDASGGAVDFGTIDLNQVEKIEVYKDRVPAKFGGRGIGGAINFVTKGSKPAEAVLKPEDKKSGRVLLSYGSHNTWEASTQLLSRLTDSASVSASLSARHSDNDYEFESQNGTQYDPDDDYTDTRRNAEFTEYSGLFKARVLHASGVFSTLNFNFSRSEGGNPGRDDYQTSVAGYKGEFAQATYRAELPQLLGWLWLEFSLTGKFEKAVSHSYYPLDHLGYASSDFLKYGAAGYSLIPEVLANYSGEKIEANLRLSLDMSYYSGRGSSKPWNLTRYATTSSGDVSYNILKTLSVGGEGSALFIKDDIHGGEYVSPVMTKKLKSAKDRDVSFAGRGFVRYDAPDSRYGGSLSFGRLFRAPQLMEIYGVYPGMVSNPDLLDESALRFEVGGYYMIPKSQTVIRATYFQTSVKNAICWINSGNFLKPLNVGKSHIRGLEAELESKPKKWFTAILRATFQKTEDKSEEHYYNGKMLPYEPARSYYAEAKFDLPYHFDFIWTSEYRTKIFEDRTNRIKQPAVDLHHLSLGYNPFNKTRLVFALRNITDEKYRNVYTPFPTPGREYKLTLTQGF is encoded by the coding sequence TTGACTGCATGCTATCGTTCTGGCAGTCTCTTGGGCGTTCGCGTGTGCGCGGCCGTACTGCTTGCGAGCGTTTCTAGTTTTTCCGAAGAGTATATCCAAGATTTAGGCGAGTCCTCTGTTTACGAGACGACGAGTGTTGAAAAGCCTTTGCAGGCGTCATCGAGCTATGCCGAGGTTTTGTCCGAAGCGTGGGAAGGTCGTTCGCTTTCGGCAGCGGAAGTCTTGGCTTCTTTGCCGGGTGTGCAGTACACGCGCCAGGGCGGTGTCGGGAGTTTCCAGACCGTGAGCATCCGTGGAGTCTCGGCAAAGAACATTGTCGTTTGCATGGACGGAATCCCGCTGAACGATGCGTCGGGCGGTGCGGTTGATTTTGGAACGATTGACCTGAATCAGGTTGAAAAAATTGAAGTTTACAAAGACCGTGTGCCTGCGAAATTTGGCGGTCGCGGGATTGGCGGTGCCATTAACTTTGTGACGAAAGGTTCGAAGCCTGCTGAAGCTGTGCTCAAGCCGGAAGATAAAAAGTCGGGCCGTGTGCTTTTGAGCTACGGTAGCCACAACACGTGGGAAGCCTCGACGCAGTTGCTTTCGCGTTTGACGGATAGCGCTTCGGTGAGTGCGTCTTTGTCGGCGCGTCACAGCGATAACGATTACGAGTTTGAAAGCCAGAACGGAACTCAGTACGATCCGGATGATGACTATACGGATACGCGTAGAAATGCTGAATTTACTGAATATTCGGGGCTTTTCAAGGCTCGCGTTCTGCATGCAAGTGGTGTGTTCTCGACGTTGAATTTTAACTTTAGCCGTTCGGAAGGCGGTAATCCGGGTCGCGATGATTACCAGACGTCTGTCGCGGGCTACAAGGGCGAGTTTGCGCAGGCGACATACCGTGCGGAACTCCCGCAGTTGCTCGGTTGGCTCTGGCTTGAATTTTCGCTGACGGGAAAATTTGAAAAGGCCGTCTCGCATTCGTATTATCCGCTCGATCACTTGGGCTATGCTTCATCGGATTTTTTGAAGTATGGAGCGGCCGGCTATAGCCTTATTCCTGAAGTCCTTGCGAATTACTCTGGCGAAAAAATTGAAGCGAACTTGCGCTTGTCGCTGGATATGAGCTACTATTCGGGACGCGGTTCTTCGAAACCTTGGAACTTGACTCGCTACGCGACGACATCTTCGGGAGATGTTTCGTATAACATCCTAAAGACGCTTTCTGTGGGCGGCGAAGGTTCGGCTCTCTTTATTAAGGACGATATTCACGGCGGTGAATATGTTTCTCCTGTAATGACGAAAAAGTTGAAATCGGCTAAAGATCGCGATGTTTCTTTTGCGGGCCGTGGGTTTGTGCGGTATGATGCGCCTGATTCTAGATATGGTGGCAGCTTGAGCTTTGGACGCTTATTCCGTGCGCCGCAGCTGATGGAAATTTATGGTGTTTATCCTGGTATGGTCTCGAATCCGGATCTTCTTGATGAATCGGCTCTCCGTTTTGAGGTGGGCGGCTATTATATGATCCCTAAAAGCCAAACGGTTATTCGGGCCACGTATTTTCAGACGAGTGTAAAGAATGCGATTTGCTGGATCAATAGCGGAAATTTTCTGAAACCGTTGAATGTCGGCAAGTCGCATATTCGGGGCCTTGAAGCCGAATTAGAAAGCAAGCCTAAAAAGTGGTTTACTGCTATTTTACGTGCAACATTCCAAAAAACGGAAGACAAAAGCGAGGAACATTATTATAACGGAAAAATGCTCCCGTATGAGCCGGCGCGTTCGTACTATGCTGAGGCAAAATTTGATTTGCCGTACCATTTTGATTTTATTTGGACGTCGGAATACCGTACGAAGATTTTTGAAGATAGGACAAACCGCATAAAGCAACCTGCGGTGGATTTGCACCATCTTTCGCTAGGTTATAATCCCTTTAATAAAACCAGACTTGTATTTGCGTTGCGGAATATCACGGATGAAAAATATAGAAATGTATATACGCCGTTCCCTACTCCTGGACGAGAGTACAAATTAACATTAACACAGGGGTTTTAA
- a CDS encoding fibrobacter succinogenes major paralogous domain-containing protein, with protein MKSLYRVALFSTLILVACGDDDSGNPFVANEDSSSSFVLLSSSSSVAESSSSNHEEKKKNLSSSSAPIEDLFSSSSESAVSSSSVQNEESSSSIKVDWPTDSIIDDRNGQKYKIVKIDRLWWFAQNLNYETENSHCYNDSTKYCDKYGRLYTWAAAVGKSEEECGERHICNLSLPVQGVCPPGWHVPSNYEWNDLFVFVGGDKVAGEVLRNSSEGGFALLYAGRINFAGDFIQEGRSACIWSSNEVGEDDSYYVDFYYTFSKVFLKDADKTDGYSVRCVKDES; from the coding sequence ATGAAAAGTCTCTATCGCGTTGCTTTGTTTTCCACTTTGATTCTTGTCGCTTGCGGTGATGATGACTCTGGCAATCCTTTTGTTGCGAATGAAGATTCGTCATCGTCATTTGTTTTACTGTCATCATCGTCATCCGTTGCTGAATCAAGTAGTTCTAATCATGAAGAAAAGAAAAAAAATCTTTCTTCATCCTCGGCTCCGATTGAAGATCTATTCAGCAGTAGCAGTGAAAGTGCTGTCAGCTCTTCAAGTGTCCAAAATGAAGAGTCTTCATCGTCTATAAAAGTGGATTGGCCGACGGATTCTATAATTGATGACCGCAATGGTCAGAAGTACAAAATTGTGAAGATTGATAGGCTATGGTGGTTTGCTCAGAATCTCAATTATGAAACTGAAAATAGCCATTGCTATAATGATTCTACGAAATATTGCGATAAGTATGGACGCCTTTATACGTGGGCTGCTGCTGTAGGCAAATCAGAAGAAGAATGCGGAGAAAGACATATTTGTAATCTTTCTTTGCCGGTGCAGGGCGTATGCCCTCCGGGTTGGCATGTTCCTTCAAATTATGAATGGAATGATTTGTTTGTTTTTGTTGGAGGTGACAAGGTTGCTGGCGAGGTCTTGAGGAATTCTAGTGAAGGTGGCTTCGCGTTGCTTTATGCTGGTCGAATTAATTTTGCGGGTGATTTTATTCAAGAAGGGCGGAGTGCATGTATATGGAGTTCTAATGAAGTAGGCGAAGATGATTCTTACTACGTGGATTTTTATTATACCTTTAGCAAAGTCTTTTTAAAGGATGCCGATAAGACGGACGGCTATTCTGTTCGCTGCGTGAAAGACGAATCGTAA
- a CDS encoding sigma-54-dependent Fis family transcriptional regulator encodes MDIEALENTTFAAIVEKIQKVRKRGELLESIHGILKKNFETVEEQHQIECQKIRNVIEGIPGELIGNTREMREVSKLVRQIAPTAATVLIRGKAGTGKEYVARSIHELSERKDSPFVALNCDALTEGANSFESELFGFERGAFTGATNRHIGKAEQANGGTLFLDEVADLPLPAQIKLLQFIQEQSFKRLGSNIEQRCNVRLIASTGKNLEAMMQHGTFREDLYYRLNIFQISLPELIQRKTDILLLADHFIEKMNYKYGKKILRLSSPAIDMLMSYHWPGNVRELENCIEHACLATTDVCINAYDLPPTLQTDVTSGTSVLPEGNSPLATLMDSYEREILSEALRRHDGNMSAAGRDLSVSPRMMLYKIRRLGIAASN; translated from the coding sequence ATGGATATCGAAGCTCTTGAAAACACGACTTTCGCGGCCATCGTCGAGAAAATCCAAAAGGTTCGCAAGCGTGGCGAGCTTTTAGAGAGCATCCACGGGATTTTAAAAAAGAACTTCGAAACCGTCGAAGAGCAGCACCAAATCGAATGCCAGAAAATCCGCAATGTCATTGAAGGCATTCCAGGCGAACTCATCGGGAACACGCGCGAAATGCGCGAAGTGAGCAAGCTCGTCCGCCAAATCGCCCCCACCGCAGCAACAGTCCTTATCCGCGGCAAGGCAGGCACCGGCAAGGAATACGTTGCCCGCAGCATCCATGAACTTTCGGAACGCAAAGATTCCCCATTCGTAGCGCTCAACTGCGACGCCCTCACCGAAGGCGCGAACTCTTTTGAAAGCGAACTTTTCGGCTTTGAACGCGGAGCCTTCACTGGCGCCACCAACCGCCACATCGGCAAGGCCGAACAAGCAAACGGCGGCACGCTCTTTCTAGACGAAGTTGCCGACTTGCCACTCCCCGCGCAAATCAAGCTTCTGCAATTTATTCAAGAACAAAGTTTCAAGCGTCTCGGCAGCAACATCGAGCAACGCTGCAACGTGCGCCTCATCGCAAGCACCGGCAAGAATCTCGAAGCCATGATGCAACATGGCACGTTCCGCGAAGACCTTTACTACCGCCTGAACATTTTCCAGATTTCGCTCCCCGAGCTCATCCAGCGCAAGACGGACATTCTGCTTTTAGCAGACCATTTCATCGAAAAGATGAATTACAAATACGGCAAGAAAATTTTGCGTTTAAGTTCGCCCGCCATCGACATGCTCATGAGCTACCATTGGCCCGGTAACGTCCGCGAGCTCGAAAACTGCATCGAGCACGCATGCCTTGCGACAACAGACGTCTGTATCAACGCCTACGATTTGCCGCCCACGCTGCAAACCGACGTCACGTCAGGAACGTCCGTACTCCCCGAAGGCAACAGCCCGCTCGCCACGCTGATGGACAGCTACGAGCGTGAAATCTTAAGCGAAGCACTCCGCCGTCATGACGGCAACATGAGCGCCGCCGGCCGCGACCTTTCCGTAAGCCCGCGCATGATGCTATACAAAATAAGGCGGCTAGGAATAGCCGCCTCGAACTAG
- a CDS encoding glutamine synthetase III translates to MPAAPANVDFYGEDVFNADAMRTYLPKDICEKLLATIDEGVALDPSIAGDVAHAMKRWAMDRGATHFTHWFQPLTGSTAEKHDSFIEPSGGKAIMAFSGKNLIVGEPDASSFPSGGLRSTFEARGYTAWDPTSPAFIKRHGNGATLCIPTAFCSYTGEALDKKTPLLRSLQALSKSTRRLMTCFKAGPKKTTVTLGAEQEYFLIDKRFYLQRPDLYQAGRTIFGATPAKHQQMNDHYFGSIPSRILNFMNDVEKELWKLGIPAKTRHNEVAPAQFELAPLFEEVNLACDHNMLVMETLRNVADRYGLVCLLHEKPFAGVNGSGKHNNWSLSYGKGNLLNPGKDPHQNAVFLTAICAIMYAVDTHADLLRMTCAGAGNDHRLGAHEAPPAIISIYLGDQLMDVIEQLEQGVPKSSKQAGAMKLGSDTLPPLPRDATDRNRTSPFAFTGNKFEFRAPGSSQSCSEPNVVLNTIVAEAFDMISEQLEKLDDKNFHTGLQKILQKIVKEHKRILYNGNGYTEDWVKEAEKRGLPNIRTSMEALKALTKEENIALFEKYGVMNRAEMVSRYEVNVEDYHKRIHIEGEIARDMAKNIILPAVVEAYSKALKTNEMALNQGFPGLDGYAKSLGEGMNRLLAAIDVMEKSLGGLHEGIVDAIAALRKEVDGLEKIVPNELWPLPKYREMLFIY, encoded by the coding sequence ATGCCTGCCGCTCCTGCGAATGTCGATTTCTATGGCGAAGACGTTTTCAATGCCGATGCCATGCGCACCTACCTCCCGAAGGATATTTGCGAGAAGTTGCTCGCAACAATCGACGAGGGCGTGGCTCTTGATCCGAGCATCGCTGGCGATGTCGCTCACGCTATGAAGCGCTGGGCAATGGATCGCGGCGCGACGCACTTTACGCATTGGTTCCAGCCTTTGACGGGGTCGACGGCCGAAAAGCACGACAGTTTTATTGAACCGTCTGGTGGCAAGGCCATTATGGCTTTCAGTGGCAAGAATTTGATTGTGGGCGAACCGGACGCTTCAAGCTTCCCGAGTGGTGGTTTGCGTTCTACGTTCGAAGCTCGCGGCTATACCGCTTGGGACCCGACTTCACCGGCTTTCATCAAGCGTCACGGCAATGGTGCTACGCTTTGCATCCCGACCGCATTCTGCAGCTACACCGGTGAAGCTCTCGACAAGAAGACTCCGCTTCTCCGCAGCTTGCAGGCTCTTTCCAAGTCGACTCGCCGCCTCATGACTTGCTTTAAGGCTGGTCCGAAGAAGACGACTGTTACGCTCGGCGCTGAACAGGAATACTTCCTCATCGACAAGAGATTTTATCTGCAACGCCCGGACCTGTACCAGGCTGGCCGCACGATTTTCGGTGCAACTCCTGCAAAGCACCAACAAATGAATGACCATTACTTTGGCAGCATTCCGAGCCGCATCTTGAACTTTATGAACGATGTGGAAAAGGAATTGTGGAAGCTCGGCATCCCGGCAAAGACCCGTCACAACGAAGTGGCTCCGGCTCAATTCGAACTTGCTCCGCTCTTTGAAGAAGTGAACCTCGCTTGCGACCACAATATGCTCGTGATGGAAACGCTCCGCAATGTGGCGGACCGCTACGGTCTTGTTTGCCTGTTGCACGAAAAGCCGTTTGCTGGCGTGAACGGTTCTGGTAAGCACAACAACTGGAGCCTTTCTTACGGTAAGGGCAACTTGCTCAATCCGGGTAAGGACCCGCACCAGAATGCCGTGTTCCTCACTGCCATTTGCGCCATCATGTACGCTGTCGATACGCATGCTGATTTGCTCCGCATGACTTGCGCAGGTGCTGGTAACGACCACCGTCTCGGTGCTCACGAAGCTCCTCCGGCAATCATCTCCATTTACCTCGGCGATCAGCTTATGGACGTGATTGAACAGCTGGAACAAGGCGTGCCGAAGTCTAGCAAGCAGGCCGGAGCCATGAAGCTTGGCTCTGATACGCTCCCGCCACTCCCGCGTGACGCTACGGACCGCAACAGAACTTCGCCGTTTGCATTTACGGGCAACAAGTTTGAATTCCGCGCACCGGGCTCTAGTCAGAGCTGCTCTGAACCGAACGTTGTCCTGAATACGATTGTCGCGGAAGCTTTCGACATGATTTCGGAACAGCTCGAAAAGCTTGATGACAAGAATTTCCACACGGGCTTGCAAAAGATTTTGCAAAAGATCGTGAAGGAACACAAGCGCATTCTTTACAATGGCAATGGCTACACCGAAGACTGGGTGAAGGAAGCTGAAAAACGTGGCCTCCCGAACATCCGCACGTCTATGGAAGCGCTCAAGGCTTTGACGAAGGAAGAAAACATTGCGCTCTTCGAGAAGTATGGCGTGATGAACCGTGCTGAAATGGTTTCTCGTTACGAAGTGAATGTGGAAGATTACCACAAGCGCATCCATATCGAAGGTGAAATCGCTCGTGACATGGCAAAGAACATCATTTTGCCTGCTGTTGTCGAAGCATACTCCAAGGCGCTCAAGACAAACGAAATGGCTCTCAACCAGGGCTTCCCGGGTCTTGATGGTTACGCCAAATCGCTTGGCGAAGGCATGAACCGCTTGCTCGCCGCAATTGACGTGATGGAAAAATCTCTCGGTGGACTCCACGAAGGCATTGTCGATGCGATTGCCGCTCTCCGCAAGGAAGTGGATGGCCTTGAAAAGATTGTGCCGAATGAACTTTGGCCGCTGCCGAAGTATCGCGAGATGCTTTTTATTTACTAG
- a CDS encoding sodium:solute symporter: MKLLLIYFFVLGFICIRDLFKVKNFDDYVVAGRKQSSPFVFMSLMATVLGASATVGIAARAESIGFAAFWWLAVGAIGFWFQAAFLSKPVHDLDVRTLPEIAEKTVGKTGRKLVALIIAVSWIGIIAAQFAAVAGFIGLVLGHDAGTQSVLITAVIVIVYTLLGGQLSVVRTDALQFGILTLGFFAAAVYLFGGFSGAENAALQAAENLAASSSTAGNAGLTTFGNFNLLNEKFGASDLAIMLFTIGGAYFLGPDVISRNLVAKDATSARKAVVAGSFAILVFSVIIVLLGMWAATYAPATAGSATNPLFRLASGVLPLPLAALLSVGLLSALLSSADTCLINSAAIFGSDILNTRRISVVRISVVVIGIIATYLALQGKDIIGLLTMAYSVYTPGIVAPLAVAIIAHKEFKVKKTLWYAGVIIGGLFGLIPAILASTAKIQSPAYLPLVGIAISLAFALASLKKK, encoded by the coding sequence ATGAAACTATTACTCATTTACTTCTTTGTTCTCGGTTTCATCTGCATTCGAGACTTATTTAAAGTGAAGAATTTTGACGACTACGTTGTTGCAGGTCGCAAGCAAAGCTCCCCGTTTGTATTCATGAGCCTCATGGCAACCGTCCTTGGGGCATCTGCAACGGTGGGCATTGCCGCACGTGCCGAGAGCATCGGTTTTGCCGCCTTCTGGTGGCTCGCCGTTGGAGCAATTGGGTTTTGGTTTCAAGCCGCATTTTTGAGCAAGCCCGTTCACGATCTGGACGTGCGTACGCTTCCTGAAATTGCAGAAAAGACTGTCGGGAAAACAGGTCGAAAACTCGTTGCGTTAATCATCGCCGTTTCGTGGATCGGAATCATCGCCGCACAATTTGCAGCCGTCGCAGGATTCATCGGCCTTGTGCTCGGTCACGATGCCGGGACGCAATCCGTATTGATTACCGCCGTCATTGTCATTGTCTATACGCTATTGGGCGGGCAACTTTCTGTTGTCCGTACCGACGCCTTGCAATTTGGAATTTTGACGCTCGGATTTTTCGCCGCCGCAGTTTATCTTTTCGGCGGCTTCTCGGGCGCCGAAAATGCGGCACTACAAGCCGCGGAAAATCTCGCCGCCAGCAGTTCGACAGCGGGCAACGCAGGTCTCACGACTTTCGGCAACTTCAATCTTTTGAACGAAAAGTTCGGCGCCAGCGATTTAGCCATCATGCTGTTCACTATCGGCGGAGCATACTTCCTCGGTCCCGACGTCATCTCCAGAAACCTCGTCGCTAAAGATGCAACATCGGCACGCAAAGCCGTTGTTGCGGGCAGTTTCGCCATCCTCGTCTTTAGCGTGATCATCGTTTTGCTCGGCATGTGGGCCGCCACTTACGCCCCTGCTACAGCAGGCTCCGCCACGAATCCGCTGTTCCGCCTCGCCTCCGGCGTGCTCCCGCTCCCGCTTGCAGCACTCCTTTCCGTCGGGCTTTTGTCAGCACTCCTTTCGTCGGCAGATACATGCCTTATCAATTCCGCCGCCATTTTCGGGAGCGACATTCTGAACACGCGCCGCATTTCCGTCGTGCGCATTTCAGTCGTTGTCATCGGCATTATCGCCACCTACCTTGCGCTCCAGGGCAAAGATATCATCGGGCTTTTGACAATGGCCTATTCCGTTTACACGCCAGGTATCGTCGCCCCGCTCGCAGTCGCCATTATTGCGCACAAAGAGTTCAAAGTCAAGAAAACGCTCTGGTACGCAGGCGTGATTATCGGCGGACTCTTCGGGCTCATTCCCGCGATTCTCGCTTCGACTGCAAAAATCCAAAGTCCCGCTTACTTGCCACTTGTCGGGATTGCGATATCGCTTGCGTTTGCGTTGGCAAGCTTAAAGAAAAAATAA
- a CDS encoding ABC transporter ATP-binding protein, whose product MILNGNNITKEYTRRGEKFPAVNNADFFAWSGDYTVIFGESGSGKSTLLNALAGISAPTSGSIVIDGQPLYTLNDEDRSKLRNERIGYIPQNAACLPAFTVTENIELAASLYKRRIDKEQIQSLLKKLGIAHLANEYPANLSGGELRRVAIARALVNNPDLIIADEPTSNLDEDNSRKVFSLFGRLAKSGAAVIVATHDRSAFGYSNRTYHMKSGTLIPDIGEYGNL is encoded by the coding sequence ATGATACTCAATGGTAACAACATTACAAAAGAATATACCCGACGCGGTGAAAAGTTCCCTGCCGTCAACAACGCCGATTTTTTCGCCTGGTCAGGCGATTACACGGTCATCTTCGGAGAATCCGGGAGCGGCAAGAGTACGCTTTTGAACGCCCTCGCAGGCATCAGCGCACCCACTTCAGGCAGCATCGTCATTGACGGGCAGCCACTCTACACCTTGAATGACGAAGACCGTTCAAAGTTACGCAACGAGCGCATCGGCTACATTCCGCAAAACGCAGCCTGCCTGCCCGCATTCACCGTGACCGAAAACATCGAACTTGCGGCAAGCCTTTACAAACGCCGCATTGACAAAGAGCAAATCCAGAGTCTCCTCAAAAAGCTCGGCATCGCTCATTTGGCAAACGAATACCCCGCCAACTTATCGGGCGGAGAACTCCGTCGCGTTGCCATCGCGCGTGCGCTTGTCAACAATCCCGATTTGATTATCGCCGATGAACCGACAAGCAATCTCGACGAAGACAACAGCCGCAAGGTTTTCAGTCTTTTCGGAAGGCTTGCAAAATCAGGCGCAGCAGTCATTGTCGCCACGCACGACCGATCGGCATTTGGCTACAGTAATCGCACGTACCACATGAAATCGGGAACACTCATCCCCGACATCGGAGAATACGGCAATCTCTAA
- a CDS encoding ABC transporter permease, whose amino-acid sequence MNQIILRIIYTNFWRHPFRSIGLVILTAVASATLLSSALFSESLDAGLEQLSSRMGADLLIVPYGSEAKDQPVLLQGELSHRTLPREILEFTRKTPGIKIATSQFYFSTLGSSCCDKKVNIIGFDSKTDFTIKPWIRKTYKKDFPIGSVIAGSDIQVDESGKIKFFDQEFTVVAHLERMGNKLDQAIFADVGTIEILQKAAKEKGINFISEGEPSAILANLEKGADFEKISQTLHEKFDNIHVIPRKDLFDTVIATASSFKIIVWVIAVFFLIVAIAAVSIAFSISTNERKREFATLRVIGFTQKRLEHIVLGESLLATIIGTVVGTFISVFATLSFRVFIIDSLSVPFLLPSALTIFAIIIAAIFIPTITGTGAAYRIAKQVGRLDVYSALKEET is encoded by the coding sequence ATGAATCAAATCATACTTAGAATTATTTATACAAACTTTTGGCGTCATCCGTTCCGAAGCATTGGACTTGTCATCTTAACCGCAGTCGCTTCGGCAACACTTTTATCGAGCGCTCTTTTTTCTGAAAGCCTTGACGCCGGCCTGGAGCAGCTTTCATCGCGCATGGGCGCAGACTTGCTCATCGTCCCGTACGGCAGCGAAGCAAAAGACCAACCCGTTCTATTGCAAGGCGAATTAAGCCATCGTACGCTCCCCCGAGAAATTCTCGAATTCACTCGAAAAACTCCAGGAATCAAAATTGCCACATCGCAATTTTATTTTTCCACGCTCGGATCTAGCTGCTGCGATAAAAAAGTCAACATCATCGGTTTCGATTCCAAGACCGATTTTACCATCAAGCCGTGGATTCGCAAAACATACAAGAAAGACTTTCCCATTGGTTCTGTAATCGCGGGTAGCGACATTCAAGTCGATGAATCCGGGAAAATCAAGTTCTTCGATCAGGAATTTACTGTCGTAGCACACCTAGAACGCATGGGTAATAAGCTTGACCAAGCCATTTTTGCCGATGTCGGGACCATCGAAATCTTGCAGAAAGCAGCGAAAGAAAAAGGTATCAACTTCATTTCCGAAGGCGAACCTTCCGCGATTCTTGCGAATCTCGAAAAAGGCGCAGACTTTGAAAAAATATCGCAGACGCTTCACGAGAAATTCGACAACATCCACGTGATTCCGCGCAAGGACTTATTCGATACCGTCATCGCCACGGCAAGCTCTTTCAAGATCATCGTCTGGGTAATCGCCGTATTTTTCTTGATTGTTGCCATCGCCGCCGTTTCCATCGCTTTCTCGATTTCTACAAACGAGCGCAAGCGCGAATTTGCAACGCTCCGCGTCATTGGATTCACGCAAAAGAGATTGGAACACATCGTCCTTGGAGAATCACTGCTAGCAACCATCATCGGCACTGTCGTGGGCACGTTCATCAGCGTATTTGCAACGCTATCGTTCCGTGTGTTCATTATCGACAGTTTATCCGTACCGTTCTTGCTTCCGAGCGCACTAACCATTTTTGCGATTATCATCGCTGCAATATTCATTCCCACAATCACAGGCACAGGAGCCGCCTATCGAATAGCTAAACAAGTTGGCCGTCTAGATGTTTACTCGGCTTTAAAGGAGGAAACTTAA
- a CDS encoding DUF4418 family protein yields MKQGILFGATAIAFGVLVSLLSFVLLPFCSGHGDMIMRCQKTSSVDGIIGIVIAIFGIAYIAIPKAQKVLSAAVIAGGVFTALVPAVIVGVCAAPHMHCHSISSPVLQITGIIIALVGIANSIYLLNRSITRQETLNESNHT; encoded by the coding sequence ATGAAACAAGGTATTTTATTCGGCGCAACAGCAATTGCATTTGGCGTTCTCGTTTCGCTACTTTCATTTGTTCTGCTCCCATTTTGCTCGGGTCATGGAGACATGATCATGCGCTGCCAAAAGACCTCCAGTGTTGACGGCATCATCGGCATTGTCATCGCGATTTTCGGCATTGCCTATATCGCCATTCCGAAGGCACAAAAGGTTTTATCGGCAGCAGTGATTGCAGGCGGTGTATTCACAGCCCTTGTGCCCGCCGTGATCGTAGGCGTTTGCGCAGCACCCCACATGCATTGTCATTCCATTTCTTCCCCGGTTTTGCAAATCACAGGAATCATCATTGCGCTCGTTGGAATCGCCAACAGCATTTACTTATTGAATCGCAGTATAACGCGACAGGAGACTTTAAATGAATCAAATCATACTTAG